In Oryza brachyantha chromosome 1, ObraRS2, whole genome shotgun sequence, the following are encoded in one genomic region:
- the LOC102702343 gene encoding potassium channel AKT1 encodes MAGWGAARMPACGPWGGSRRVGAGDALDASELSRDGRRMPACGPWGHGGDPALERELSRDGSHYSISSAILPSLGARSNRRIKLRRFIISPYDRRYRFWETYLIVLVVYSAWVSPFEFGFIRKPTGALATADNVVNAFFAVDIVLTFFVAYLDKMSYMLEDDPKKIAWRYCTTWLVLDVASTIPSEFARRILPSKLRSYGFFNMLRLWRLRRVSSLFSRLEKDRHFNYFWVRCAKLICVTLFAVHCAACFYYLLADRYPVPTSTWIGNYMADFHERSLWIRYVTSVYWSITTLTTVGYGDLHAENTREMVFNIFYMLFNLGLTAYLIGNMTNLVVHGTSRTRKYRDTIQAATSFGVRNQLPPRLQDQMISHISLKYRTDSEGLQQQEILDSLPKAIKSSISQYLFFHLVQNVYLFQGVSNDLIFQLVSEMKAEYFPPREDVILQNEAPTDFYILVSGSVELVEHQNGSEQVIQVSKSGDVVGEIGVLCYRPQLFTVRTRSLCQLLRLNRTAFLSIVQSNVGDGTIIMNNLIQFLKEQKDNNVMAGVVKEIESMLARGHLDLPITLCFAVTRGDDFLLHQLLKRGLDPNESDNDGHTALHIAASKGNEQCVRLLLEYGADPNARDSEGKVPLWEALCEKHAAVVQLLVEGGADLSSGDTGLYACIAVEESNAELLNDIIHYGGDVNRARRDGTTALHRAVCDGNVQMVELLLEHGADVDKRDGNGWTPRALADQQGHDDIQLLFRSRKAPSHHHVVPPGSTAKAAPPLIGRFNSEPAMKNMIHEDAADLPSRVLPEKLRRKRVTFQNSLFGVISSSQAQRETDHPIPTGLPTAGSPSGSRNSVIRVTISCPEKGNTAGKLVLLPQTLDMLLELGAKKFDFAPTKVLTVEGAEVDEVELIRDGDHLVLVSDDWDAEKTKRKS; translated from the exons ATGGCGGGGTGGGGCGCCGCTCGGATGCCGGCGTGCGGGCCGTGGGGCGGAAGCCGACGTGTCGGGGCCGGCGACGCGCTGGATGCCAGCGAGCTTTCGCGGGACGGCCGCAGGATGCCCGCGTGCGGGCCGTGGGGTCACGGCGGGGACCCGGCGCTCGAAAGGGAGCTGTCGCGTGACGGCAGCCACTACAGCATCTCCAGCGCCATCCTGCCGTCTCTCGGCGCGCGGAGCAACCGCCGCATCAAGCTCCGCCGCTTCATCATCTCCCCCTACGACCGCCGATACAG ATTCTGGGAGACTTACCTCATAGTCCTTGTAGTTTACTCTGCATGGGTTTCACCGTTCGAATTTGGCTTTATTCGGAAGCCTACGGGAGCTCTAGCTACAGCCGACAATGTCGTGAATGCGTTCTTCGCGGTTGACATCGTTCTGACCTTCTTTGTAGCTTATTTGGACAAAATGAGCTATATGCTTGAAGATGACCCAAAGAAGATTGCTTGGCGCTATTGTACCACATGGCTTGTTCTTGATGTGGCCTCCACCATCCCATCAGAATTTGCTCGCAGGATACTACCTTCAAAGCTCAGGTCGTACGGATTTTTCAACATGCTTCGTTTGTGGCGTCTCCGCAGAGTCAGCTCTCTCTTTTCTCG ATTGGAGAAGGATAGGCACTTCAATTACTTCTGGGTTCGGTGCGCAAAGCTCATTTGC GTCACACTTTTCGCTGTTCACTGTGCGGCATGCTTCTATTATCTTCTTGCTGATAGGTATCCCGTCCCAACTTCTACATGGATCGGCAATTACATGGCGGATTTCCATGAACGGAGCTTATGGATTCGCTACGTAACATCAGTCTATTGGTCAATCACCACTCTTACCACCGTGGGCTATGGGGATCTACATGCGGAAAACACAAGGGAGATGGTCTTCAACATTTTCTACATGCTTTTTAACCTTGGACTGACCGCATATTTGATCGGTAACATGACCAATTTGGTTGTCCATGGCACCAGTCGTACACGAAAATAT AGGGATACAATCCAAGCAGCAACAAGCTTTGGAGTAAGAAATCAACTACCACCTCGGCTGCAAGATCAGATGATTTCACATATTAGCTTAAAATACAGGACAGATTCAGAAGGTCTCCAACAACAGGAGATCCTTGATTCACTGCCTAAGGCTATTAAATCTAGCATTTCTCAATATCTGTTTTTCCATCTGGTTCAAAATGTTTACCTGTTTCAAGGAGTTTCGAATGATCTGATTTTTCAACTG GTTTCCGAGATGAAAGCTGAATACTTTCCACCTAGGGAGGATGTGATTTTGCAGAACGAAGCGCCCACTGACTTCTACATCTTAGTTTCTGGTAGTGTG GAGTTAGTAGAGCACCAAAATGGCTCAGAACAG GTGATACAAGTGTCTAAGTCAGGAGATGTTGTTGGAGAAATTGGAGTTCTTTGCTATAGACCTCAGCTATTTACAGTTCGAACAAGATCCTTGTGTCAGCTGCTGCGTTTGAATCGTACAGCTTTTCTCAGCATTGTTCAATCCAATGTTGGGGATGGAACTATCATAATGAACAATCTTATTCag TTCCTTAAAGAGCAGAAGGACAACAATGTAATGGCAGGCGTGGTGAAAGAGATAGAGAGCATGCTAGCTCGGGGACATCTGGATTTGCCAATTACACTCTGTTTTGCAGTAACTAGAGGAGATGACTTTTTGTTGCATCAACTTCTTAAGCGTGGTTTGGATCCAAATGAGTCAGATAATGATGGACATACAGCACTG CATATAGCTGCTTCCAAAGGAAATGAGCAATGCGTCAGGCTTCTTTTAGAATATGGAGCTGATCCAAATGCCAGGG ACTCAGAAGGAAAGGTTCCACTGTGGGAGGCTCTGTGTGAAAagcacgccgccgtcgtgcagCTATTAGTCGAAGGCGGTGCAGATCTGTCGTCGGGGGACACAGGCCTATACGCCTGCATCGCTGTCGAGGAGAGCAACGCCGAACTGCTGAACGACATCATCCACTACGGGGGGGATGTGAACAGGGCTCGCAGAGACGGAACCACTGCCCTGCACCGCGCTGTCTGCGACGGGAACGTCCAGATGGTCGAGCTCCTGCTGGAACACGGAGCCGACGTTGACAAGCGGGACGGCAACGGCTGGACCCCGAGAGCTCTAGCTGATCAGCAAGGCCACGACGACATCCAGCTCCTGTTCAGGTCGCGCAAGGCGCCGAGCCACCATCACGTCGTCCCCCCAGGCTCCACCGCCAAGGCGGCGCCTCCGCTGATCGGGAGGTTCAACAGCGAGCCCGCGATGAAAAACATGATCCACGAGGACGCCGCCGATCTGCCCAGCCGAGTCCTTCCCGAGAAGCTCCGCAGGAAGAGGGTCACCTTCCAGAACTCCCTCTTCGGCGTCATCTCGTCGTCGCAGGCGCAGCGGGAGACCGACCACCCGATCCCGACGGGCCTCCCGACGGCAGGCTCACCGAGCGGCAGCCGGAACTCCGTCATCAGGGTGACGATCAGCTGCCCCGAGAAAGGGAACACTGCTGGGAAGCTCGTGCTCCTGCCTCAGACGCTGGACATGCTTCTTGAGCTAGGCGCGAAGAAGTTCGACTTCGCGCCTACCAAGGTTCTGACAGTGGAAGGTGCTGAGGTCGATGAGGTGGAGCTCATCAGAGATGGTGATCATCTCGTCCTTGTCAGCGATGACTGGGATGCAGAGAAGACGAAACGCAAGAGCTAG
- the LOC102706511 gene encoding uncharacterized protein LOC102706511 produces MAAGGKGWVERARRGVKTVWFMVAMVASLLMASAPALVAAGDVAVALCLEVRLGCLRCHGLRGHLERYGFRSSLVDIPLVSIVRSIVITCVYLMSDASGLSHGPYLGTASCCSLASLLILLIKVSVYSPAQEIGPELSPSLADHKLSLKRLSGMPVLFLSSLVFALGHVVVAYRTSCRARRKLLIHGIDPESILAYKSACTGCYKAPRSPTPYSGKLYSRSDSETKRKSVSQDDRDIPISFLADGDSMFIACQGITVHYKLSDPSSCISVATDNFPEIHHDVISSSISPRRQRHDSPPSASTNTRRLLNRSFSHQYHQTSLYAPLLVDPVTSPTLSYDIPVLPVDDGNADICLKHMGFDLEAGEQGKFAVVLVHGFGGGVFSWRHVTNLLSRQVGCTVLAFDRPGWGLTSRPRRKDWEDKNLPNPYELGSQVDLLISFCLDMGLNSVVLVGHDDGGLLALKAAEKLRASGDSRKVEVKGVVLIGVSLSREVIPAFARILLHTPLRKKHMVRPLLRTEITQVINRRAWFDATKLTTDVLNLYKAPLFVEGWDEALHEVGRLSFSTVLTSKRAADLLRSVEDLPVLVVAGSEDALVSPKSAQAMASRLVNSRLITISNCGHLPHEECPKALLSALSPFISGLVSSQDSLQRL; encoded by the exons atggCGGCGGGCGGGAAGGGGTGGGTGGAGAGGGCCCGGCGCGGGGTGAAGACGGTGTGGTTCATGGTGGCCATGGTGGCGTCGCTGCTgatggcgtcggcgccggcgctggtggccgccggcgacgtggcCGTGGCGCTTTGCCTGGAGGTGCGGCTCGGGTGCCTCCGCTGCCACGGCCTGCGCGGCCACCTCGAGCGTTACGGCTTCCGGAGCTCGCTCGTGGATATACCGCTCGTCTCCATCGTTCGATCCATCGTCATTACCT GTGTATACCTCATGTCTGATGCTTCTGGTCTCTCCCATGGCCCGTACCTTGGAACAGCTAGTTGCTGCTCCTTGGCTTCTCTGCTCATCTTGTTGATTAAGGTCAGCGTTTACAGTCCGGCACAGGAGATTGGGCCTGAGCTCTCGCCGTCATTGGCGGATCACAAGCTCAGTCTCAAGAGGTTATCGGGAATGCCGGTGCTTTTCCTCTCTTCCTTGGTCTTTGCTCTTGGCCATGTTGTTGTCGCTTATAGGACAAGCTGCAGGGCTCGGCGGAAGCTACTTATCCATGGCATTGACCCTGAATCG ATTCTGGCATACAAGAGTGCATGCACTGGATGCTACAAGGCTCCTCGTTCCCCCACGCCATACAGTGGAAAACTTTATTCAAGGAGTGACAGTGAGACAAAGAGGAAGTCTGTTTCTCAGGATGATAGGGATATTCCAATCAGTTTTCTTGCAGATGGTGATAGCATGTTCATTGCTTGCCAGGGGATCACTGTGCATTACAAACTTTCTGATCCATCAAGCTGCATATCTGTAGCTACGGATAATTTTCCAGAAATCCATCATGATGTTATATCATCAAGCATTTCTCCTAGAAGACAGAGACACGATAGCCCACCATCAGCTTCCACCAATACCCGTCGTCTTTTGAATAGGAGCTTCAGCCATCAGTACCATCAAACATCATTATATGCACCATTGTTGGTAGATCCAGTGACCTCTCCAACTTTGTCATACGACATCCCTGTTCTGCCTGTTGATGATGGTAATGCTGATATATGTTTGAAACATATGGGATTTGATCTTGAGGCTGGAGAGCAGGGGAAATTCGCTGTTGTTTTGGTGCATGGGTTTGGAGGTGGGGTGTTCTCGTGGAGACACGTTACAAATTTGCTTTCTCGTCAAGTGGGTTGTACTGTGCTGGCCTTTGATCGCCCTGGATGGGGGTTAACATCTCGACCTCGCAGAAAGGATTGGGAAGACAAGAATCTACCAAATCCATATGAGCTTGGATCACAG GTTGATCTTCTTATTTCGTTTTGCTTGGACATGGGCTTAAACTCTGTGGTTTTAGTTGGTCATGACGATGGGGGCTTGCTTGCCCTAAAAGCTGCAGAAAAGTTACGAGCATCTGGAGATTCAAGAAAG GTTGAAGTGAAGGGAGTTGTGCTTATAGGTGTAAGCTTATCAAGAGAAGTCATTCCTGCATTTGCTCGTATACTCTTACATACCCCTCTAAGGAAAAAGCACATGGTACGGCCACTGCTACGTACTGAGATCACTCAGGTGATCAATCGGAGGGCATGGTTTGATGCCACCAAGTTAACAACAGATGTTCTGAACCTCTACAAG GCTCCACTGTTTGTTGAAGGTTGGGATGAAGCACTTCATGAAGTAGGGCGTCTTTCTTTTTCGACTGTCCTAACATCAAAAAGAGCAGCAGATTTACTAAGATCAGTGGAAGACCTCCCTGTTCTGGTTGTAGCAGGTTCTGAGGATGCTCTTGTTTCTCCGAAGTCAGCGCAAGCAATGGCTTCAAGACTAGTAAATTCT AGGCTGATAACAATATCAAATTGTGGGCATTTGCCTCATGAGGAGTGTCCGAAGGCATTGCTTTCAGCTCTTTCCCCGTTCATATCAGGACTGGTGTCATCACAGGATTCATTGCAAAGATTGTAG